Proteins encoded by one window of Syntrophales bacterium:
- a CDS encoding histidine phosphatase family protein — protein MKGKSQEVILVRHGETIWNSDRRVQGVSDLDLSVEGLKQAESLALYLRNRSFSVIYTSPLKRALSTARIINQYHGVPLHIDPRLMEMDQGCFEGLSYDELMLCEKEFLRKWLADPSSIRIPGGETFDEVQKRAWKVMELIIDRGENALVVSHNFTIATILCYIEKIPLSQFRRVSVEVASITTVLFEDGRGTITSFNDRSHLEGRPNRF, from the coding sequence ATGAAAGGGAAATCCCAGGAGGTCATTCTTGTCCGTCATGGCGAAACAATCTGGAATAGTGACCGGCGGGTTCAGGGGGTATCCGATCTCGATCTTAGTGTAGAGGGACTGAAACAAGCTGAATCTCTTGCCCTCTATCTTCGTAACAGGAGTTTTAGCGTCATTTATACCAGTCCATTGAAGCGGGCTTTATCTACTGCCCGTATAATTAACCAATATCACGGTGTACCTCTCCACATTGACCCGCGTTTGATGGAGATGGATCAAGGATGTTTTGAGGGTCTTTCCTATGATGAACTAATGTTGTGTGAGAAAGAGTTTCTCAGAAAATGGCTTGCAGATCCAAGCTCGATACGGATACCTGGGGGTGAAACGTTCGATGAGGTTCAGAAAAGGGCATGGAAGGTTATGGAGTTGATAATTGATAGGGGGGAGAATGCCCTTGTGGTTTCCCACAATTTTACCATAGCCACTATACTGTGTTATATTGAAAAAATACCACTTTCTCAGTTCCGCAGGGTTTCTGTGGAGGTCGCGTCCATAACCACTGTATTATTTGAGGATGGTAGAGGTACCATCACATCTTTCAATGATCGTTCCCATTTGGAAGGTAGGCCTAATCGCTTTTAA
- a CDS encoding nitroreductase: protein MTVTEAVMKRRSIRKFKGNVEVPKQVLKEIVDIARWSPSWGNTQPWEFYILSGKPLNDLREQHREYVKRGTPISPEISMPEVWPEHIRRRYTEVGRAVLTALDISREDREKRLMYYEEMASFFGAPHLMVVCIHAGVAVEYALLDVGIVTQTICLLAWERGIGSCVMASAVCYPELIRRFAPIPEDRRIVVAIALGYGDSEAPVNKFNRSRVSLDEILIWVEG from the coding sequence ATGACAGTAACGGAAGCTGTGATGAAAAGAAGAAGTATAAGAAAGTTCAAAGGAAATGTAGAAGTTCCAAAGCAAGTTCTGAAGGAGATAGTGGATATCGCCCGCTGGTCTCCTTCGTGGGGTAACACACAGCCGTGGGAGTTCTATATACTCAGTGGTAAACCCCTCAACGATCTGCGAGAGCAGCATAGGGAGTACGTGAAGCGAGGAACTCCTATTTCTCCTGAAATATCAATGCCTGAGGTTTGGCCGGAGCACATAAGGAGGAGATATACGGAGGTGGGTAGGGCTGTACTCACGGCCCTGGATATTTCCAGGGAGGATAGGGAGAAACGCCTCATGTACTACGAAGAAATGGCGTCTTTTTTCGGTGCTCCTCATCTGATGGTTGTGTGTATACACGCGGGTGTGGCAGTGGAGTACGCTTTGCTCGACGTAGGGATCGTGACACAGACTATTTGTCTCCTTGCTTGGGAGAGGGGCATAGGTTCCTGTGTAATGGCATCGGCTGTTTGTTATCCTGAGTTGATTAGACGTTTTGCCCCGATTCCTGAGGATAGGAGGATTGTTGTTGCGATAGCGTTGGGTTATGGGGATAGTGAGGCTCCGGTAAATAAATTCAATAGAAGCCGTGTTTCCCTTGACGAAATTTTGATATGGGTTGAAGGTTAA
- the thiC gene encoding phosphomethylpyrimidine synthase ThiC, whose protein sequence is MTQIEMAKNGQISEEMKICAEKEGVSPEYIREGVASGTIVIVRNSRHKSVTPLAIGKGLRTKINANIGTSKDRVDLELELQKIKVCEEAGADAIMDLSTGGDLRKIRRTIIKSSSVVIGTVPIYQAAVETLEAKKPLPEMTGDDIFRVIEEHGEDGVDFITVHVGVTKSSLERLEKQGRILGIVSRGGSILANWMACTGKENPLYEFYDRLLEIAHRFDIVLSLGDGLRPGCLADATDRGQIEELIELGELARRARDAGVQVMIEGPGHVPLPEIESNVLLQKKLCDGAPFYVLGPLPTDIAVGYDHIASAIGGAIAGAAGADFLCYVTPGEHLRLPNLNDVREGVIAAKIAAHVADIAKGIRGAVEKDRKMAIHRRNLNWRGQIETSIDPEAAIKGLEKSTVAQEEGCTMCGDLCAIRLGRIRFSG, encoded by the coding sequence ATGACACAGATAGAAATGGCAAAAAACGGTCAAATATCTGAGGAAATGAAAATTTGTGCGGAAAAAGAAGGGGTCTCACCAGAGTATATAAGAGAAGGTGTGGCGAGTGGCACTATAGTCATAGTGCGCAATAGCAGACATAAATCTGTAACTCCTTTAGCCATAGGGAAGGGACTCCGGACTAAGATCAACGCCAATATTGGCACATCAAAGGATAGGGTGGACTTGGAACTGGAGCTTCAGAAAATAAAGGTGTGTGAAGAGGCAGGGGCTGACGCAATTATGGACCTTTCCACAGGCGGTGATCTTAGAAAGATACGTAGAACGATAATAAAGTCTTCATCAGTGGTAATCGGCACAGTTCCCATATATCAGGCGGCGGTGGAAACACTTGAAGCTAAAAAACCCCTACCTGAAATGACCGGGGATGATATCTTCAGAGTCATTGAGGAACACGGAGAGGATGGTGTGGACTTTATCACTGTACACGTAGGTGTAACGAAGAGCAGCCTAGAGCGCTTGGAAAAGCAGGGGCGAATCCTGGGCATAGTGAGCAGAGGCGGATCTATTCTCGCCAATTGGATGGCCTGTACTGGGAAAGAAAACCCCCTTTATGAATTCTATGATCGCCTCCTTGAGATCGCCCATCGGTTTGATATAGTTCTAAGTCTAGGGGATGGACTACGCCCAGGCTGTCTGGCCGACGCAACCGATAGGGGACAGATAGAAGAACTAATTGAACTAGGGGAATTGGCACGACGTGCCAGGGACGCAGGAGTACAAGTGATGATCGAAGGTCCGGGACATGTACCCCTTCCAGAAATTGAGTCCAACGTGCTTCTACAGAAAAAATTGTGTGATGGCGCACCATTTTATGTACTTGGACCCCTGCCAACCGACATTGCTGTTGGTTACGATCATATAGCTTCGGCCATAGGGGGTGCCATTGCGGGGGCTGCAGGTGCGGACTTCCTCTGTTACGTGACACCAGGAGAACACCTAAGATTACCCAACCTGAATGACGTCAGGGAAGGTGTTATCGCTGCAAAAATAGCGGCCCACGTAGCGGATATCGCTAAGGGAATCCGAGGTGCAGTGGAGAAAGACAGAAAAATGGCTATCCACAGGCGTAATCTCAACTGGAGGGGCCAGATAGAAACATCTATCGACCCTGAGGCGGCAATAAAAGGTTTGGAAAAAAGCACGGTTGCCCAAGAGGAAGGGTGCACGATGTGTGGTGATTTATGCGCTATTCGCCTGGGACGGATAAGGTTTTCGGGATAA
- the ubiE gene encoding bifunctional demethylmenaquinone methyltransferase/2-methoxy-6-polyprenyl-1,4-benzoquinol methylase UbiE, with the protein MGRNGFHSSLFASDKHASYVQRIFSRIASRYDLMNRVLSLGIDVFWRRFSVSHMRFSRTLRVLDVASGTADVAIIAAKRFPEIYVFSVDTVGEMIEVGFEKVRREKLDYRIFFIKGDALNLPFANDSFDVAIIAFGIRNILNRKRVLEEMARVVVPGGQVLVLEMHVPSHSIFRLFFRLYSKSVVPVMANLFSPQPDAYEYLIESIGKFHTPEELSSMMKEGGLGDIVHYSLTFGFAHLYVGRKF; encoded by the coding sequence ATGGGAAGAAACGGATTTCATTCATCACTTTTTGCATCGGATAAACACGCATCTTACGTTCAAAGGATTTTTTCGAGGATCGCCAGTCGTTACGATCTTATGAATAGAGTTTTGAGTTTGGGTATAGACGTCTTTTGGCGTCGTTTTTCCGTGTCACATATGCGCTTTTCACGGACGCTACGTGTTCTCGATGTGGCTTCAGGTACGGCTGACGTAGCAATAATCGCGGCGAAACGTTTCCCTGAGATTTATGTTTTTTCTGTGGATACGGTTGGTGAAATGATAGAGGTGGGATTTGAAAAAGTAAGACGAGAAAAATTGGATTACCGAATTTTTTTTATTAAGGGTGATGCTCTGAATCTACCTTTTGCCAACGACTCTTTTGATGTAGCTATTATTGCCTTTGGAATTAGAAATATTTTGAACCGCAAAAGAGTTCTGGAAGAAATGGCCCGGGTAGTTGTGCCGGGAGGCCAAGTGCTCGTGCTGGAGATGCATGTTCCGAGCCATTCTATTTTTCGCTTGTTTTTCCGGTTGTACTCCAAATCGGTTGTACCTGTTATGGCAAATCTCTTTTCACCGCAGCCAGATGCTTATGAGTATCTGATTGAATCGATTGGGAAATTTCATACCCCGGAGGAACTTAGTTCCATGATGAAGGAGGGGGGTTTAGGTGACATTGTTCATTACTCCCTTACATTCGGGTTTGCTCATCTCTACGTTGGCAGGAAGTTTTAG
- the tkt gene encoding transketolase: MNTEIENSCINAIRFLAADAIEKAGSGHPGMPMGAAPLAFTLWVYHLKHNPADPLWPDRDRFVLSAGHASMLLYALLYLTGYDVTLEDIKQFRQWGSKTPGHPERCHPSGVELTTGPLGQGISHAVGMAMAEVHLASKFNTPEITIVDHYTYVLASDGDMMEGVTFESCALAGHLGLGKLIVLYDDNGISLAGSTALTFTEDIEARFRALGWQVLRVFDGTDCREISRAIEEAKNEKNRPSLIRVFTKIGYGAPKKGGTSKCHGAPLGLEELVSAKEQLGWPVDAFFYVPEDVLSYCRSVKDEGAKKQSEWEREFNRYCAIFPERGQEFLRVMRGDLPGGWEESLNKLSFPQRDLSTRKASESVLQILAEKIPELMGGSADLNPSCLTWLKNKGDFQRPGEHREPLDGEVGGGWNYSGRNVHFGVREHAMGAIAGGLAVHGGIRPYAATFLVFSDYMRPPMRLAAIMGLPVIYVFTHDSIAVGEDGPTHQPVEQLMNLRAIPNLRVIRPCDAAETVEAWKMAVMHRRGPTAIVLTRQDVPVLDRTELAPADGLRKGGYVLWESSSQMPDLLFIATGSEVALALDAARKLAREGVRVRLVSLPCWELFDEQPESYKYSVLPPMVKARIAVEAGVPLGWEHYVGLEGRIIGVNSFGASAPQKVLMGKFGFTVEHIVKVARSLIS; this comes from the coding sequence GTGAATACAGAAATTGAAAACAGTTGTATTAATGCAATACGTTTTCTCGCTGCTGATGCCATAGAAAAGGCAGGTTCAGGTCATCCCGGTATGCCTATGGGAGCAGCACCCCTCGCCTTTACACTTTGGGTGTATCATCTTAAGCATAACCCTGCTGATCCTCTTTGGCCAGATCGAGACCGATTTGTACTTTCGGCTGGACATGCTTCGATGTTGCTCTACGCACTTTTGTATCTCACAGGTTATGATGTGACACTTGAGGATATAAAGCAATTTAGACAGTGGGGAAGCAAAACCCCTGGGCATCCTGAGCGGTGTCATCCATCTGGAGTAGAGCTGACCACTGGTCCTTTGGGGCAGGGGATAAGTCATGCAGTGGGCATGGCAATGGCGGAGGTTCACCTTGCTTCAAAGTTCAATACACCTGAAATCACTATAGTGGATCACTACACATATGTACTGGCTAGCGATGGTGACATGATGGAAGGGGTTACTTTTGAGTCTTGTGCTCTGGCTGGGCATTTGGGTTTGGGGAAACTGATTGTTTTGTACGATGATAACGGTATTTCCCTTGCAGGATCAACGGCATTAACATTCACCGAGGATATAGAAGCACGCTTCCGCGCCCTGGGCTGGCAGGTACTCAGGGTATTCGATGGGACTGATTGTCGTGAGATCAGCAGAGCTATAGAAGAGGCTAAAAATGAAAAAAACCGTCCTTCACTAATCAGGGTTTTTACGAAGATTGGCTACGGTGCACCCAAAAAGGGTGGTACTTCAAAGTGCCACGGTGCTCCACTTGGTTTGGAGGAACTTGTGTCTGCGAAAGAGCAGCTCGGCTGGCCAGTAGATGCATTTTTCTATGTGCCAGAGGATGTTCTTTCGTACTGCCGCAGTGTTAAGGATGAGGGGGCAAAGAAACAGAGCGAATGGGAAAGGGAGTTTAACAGATACTGTGCAATTTTTCCGGAACGGGGGCAAGAGTTTTTGCGGGTTATGCGGGGTGATCTTCCGGGAGGATGGGAAGAAAGTCTGAATAAGCTCAGTTTCCCCCAAAGAGATTTATCTACTAGAAAAGCTTCAGAGTCTGTGTTGCAAATTCTCGCTGAAAAGATACCGGAACTCATGGGGGGATCTGCTGATCTTAATCCTTCTTGCCTCACATGGCTCAAGAACAAGGGCGATTTTCAGAGACCTGGTGAGCACCGTGAACCGTTGGATGGTGAGGTGGGGGGTGGTTGGAATTACAGCGGCAGGAATGTCCATTTTGGTGTTAGAGAACATGCCATGGGTGCTATAGCCGGTGGGTTGGCGGTACATGGGGGTATTAGGCCTTACGCTGCTACTTTTCTGGTTTTTAGTGATTACATGCGTCCTCCGATGCGCTTGGCGGCTATAATGGGGTTACCTGTAATTTATGTCTTTACCCATGACAGTATAGCTGTGGGAGAAGATGGACCAACTCACCAACCAGTTGAGCAACTGATGAACCTCCGGGCTATCCCAAATCTGCGGGTGATAAGGCCGTGTGATGCGGCGGAAACGGTGGAAGCGTGGAAGATGGCCGTAATGCATAGGAGAGGTCCAACGGCAATTGTTTTAACTCGCCAGGATGTGCCAGTGCTGGATCGGACGGAGTTAGCACCAGCGGATGGTTTACGAAAAGGTGGCTATGTTCTCTGGGAATCTTCCTCTCAAATGCCAGATCTCCTTTTTATAGCCACGGGTTCAGAAGTTGCGTTGGCATTGGATGCGGCCCGTAAACTCGCTCGGGAAGGCGTAAGGGTCCGTCTGGTTTCTCTTCCGTGTTGGGAACTTTTTGATGAACAACCAGAATCGTATAAATATAGTGTACTACCACCAATGGTCAAGGCTAGAATTGCTGTGGAGGCAGGGGTGCCCTTAGGGTGGGAACACTACGTGGGACTGGAGGGGAGGATAATAGGGGTGAACAGCTTTGGCGCCAGTGCCCCCCAAAAAGTTCTTATGGGGAAGTTTGGCTTTACTGTTGAACACATTGTGAAAGTGGCCCGTTCGCTCATTTCTTAA
- a CDS encoding divalent-cation tolerance protein CutA has translation MTEYIQLVVTVDTKERAESIASLLVEQKLAACVQVSGPVKSVYHWQGKLEEATEWMCFIKSRRELYQELENAIRSNHPYEVPEILAFPVLIGYEPYLQWVNGCLKR, from the coding sequence GTGACGGAATATATTCAACTCGTCGTTACTGTAGACACAAAGGAAAGGGCAGAGAGTATTGCAAGTTTACTTGTGGAGCAGAAGTTGGCGGCATGTGTGCAGGTGAGTGGTCCGGTGAAGAGTGTTTATCACTGGCAGGGAAAGCTGGAAGAAGCAACGGAATGGATGTGTTTTATTAAGAGCCGCCGTGAACTGTATCAGGAATTGGAGAATGCTATCCGTTCTAACCATCCTTATGAGGTGCCAGAGATCCTTGCTTTTCCGGTATTAATCGGTTATGAGCCGTACCTCCAGTGGGTGAATGGTTGTTTAAAGCGGTAA
- a CDS encoding RNA methyltransferase — protein sequence MDFLRERPTAKQISLWKKLSKVKYRRKEGLFIAEGIKVVEELCKSNWQVESLLFLSGKINFEDKVNFLKEVSVPKYTVGEKEWKLLSQDKSPEGIMAVVRRSVEVPEKPLWKRGEHAVMLYQIRDPNNLGAIMRSMDWFGIRNLFISKESVDFTSPKVVRTSMGSLFHLRIVDEVDPFYVIREFKKNGTVIVTDVTSGLPPHVEEKPTLLVFGSESRGLPAEIKTLADECWCIPGEGRAESLSLPQAVAIILYVISGIGGTK from the coding sequence ATGGATTTTTTGCGCGAAAGACCCACGGCGAAGCAGATTTCTCTATGGAAGAAGTTGAGTAAGGTAAAGTACAGAAGAAAAGAAGGCCTGTTTATTGCCGAGGGGATTAAAGTGGTTGAAGAGCTGTGCAAAAGTAACTGGCAGGTGGAATCCTTGCTTTTTCTTTCGGGGAAAATCAATTTTGAAGATAAGGTAAATTTCTTAAAGGAAGTAAGTGTACCCAAGTATACCGTGGGTGAGAAAGAATGGAAGTTACTTAGTCAGGACAAGAGTCCTGAAGGTATAATGGCCGTTGTACGACGCAGCGTGGAAGTTCCAGAGAAACCTCTTTGGAAAAGGGGTGAGCACGCCGTTATGTTGTATCAAATAAGAGATCCAAACAACCTCGGGGCTATCATGCGATCTATGGATTGGTTTGGCATCAGGAATCTTTTTATCAGCAAGGAATCTGTGGATTTTACATCACCCAAAGTGGTTCGGACCTCCATGGGGAGTCTGTTTCATCTCCGTATAGTGGATGAAGTAGATCCCTTTTATGTTATTAGGGAATTTAAGAAAAATGGGACAGTTATAGTTACTGACGTTACATCCGGTCTACCACCCCACGTGGAGGAGAAACCTACACTACTCGTTTTTGGTAGTGAAAGCAGGGGTTTGCCAGCGGAAATTAAAACACTCGCCGATGAGTGCTGGTGTATTCCTGGCGAGGGGAGAGCAGAATCACTGAGTTTGCCTCAAGCTGTGGCCATTATCCTTTATGTAATATCGGGTATAGGAGGTACAAAGTGA
- the lgt gene encoding prolipoprotein diacylglyceryl transferase: protein MIEFWQHLPERISPYLFTFGSFQVRYYSLMYVVAFLLTYVLVLYRTKREQKYACLTVADVQDVLLWCIIGVLLGGRLGYVLFYNPLYYLAHPLEIFLPFEISSSGVRFVGISGMSFHGGAIGVILCSWYLCKRRGWDFWFIADLFAPAVPLGYTFGRFGNFINGELYGRPTEMPWGMYFPADTNGLLRHPSQLYEALSEGIFLFLILWFIRTRSPFEGLLLSLYIIGYGLVRFFVEFFREPDPHLGFLGPGLTMGQILCLFMVLCGGYMLVYRSRFFKSFKS from the coding sequence ATGATCGAGTTCTGGCAGCACCTTCCCGAAAGGATATCGCCCTATTTATTTACCTTTGGATCTTTTCAGGTTCGCTATTACAGTTTGATGTATGTGGTTGCTTTTTTACTAACCTATGTGCTTGTTTTGTATCGTACAAAAAGGGAACAAAAATACGCCTGTCTTACGGTTGCGGATGTCCAGGATGTGTTGCTTTGGTGTATAATCGGTGTGTTGCTGGGAGGTCGTTTAGGGTATGTACTTTTTTACAACCCTTTGTATTACTTAGCCCATCCTCTGGAGATATTCCTGCCTTTTGAGATTTCTTCCTCGGGTGTGCGTTTTGTAGGTATCAGTGGCATGTCCTTTCACGGCGGTGCAATAGGGGTTATACTGTGCAGCTGGTATCTGTGTAAGCGAAGAGGGTGGGATTTCTGGTTCATTGCGGATCTTTTCGCACCTGCCGTTCCCCTAGGATACACATTCGGTCGATTCGGTAATTTTATCAATGGGGAGCTCTACGGACGACCTACGGAGATGCCGTGGGGTATGTATTTTCCTGCTGATACTAATGGTTTGCTCCGCCATCCCTCTCAATTGTACGAGGCACTTTCTGAGGGTATCTTTCTCTTTTTGATTTTGTGGTTTATCAGGACGAGAAGTCCATTCGAGGGATTATTGTTATCTCTTTACATCATCGGTTACGGTTTGGTTCGGTTTTTTGTGGAGTTCTTTAGAGAACCTGATCCCCATCTGGGGTTCTTAGGTCCTGGTCTTACCATGGGACAGATTCTCTGCCTGTTTATGGTTTTGTGTGGTGGATATATGTTGGTGTACCGTTCACGGTTCTTCAAAAGTTTTAAGAGCTAA
- the trxB gene encoding thioredoxin-disulfide reductase, with protein MVQELYDVIVVGGGPAGFTAGLYVARDGLKVLLVEGETNASQAALSDFIENYPGIVGGISGFDLVELFRRQALSFGLETVKKDVVSIRKLPYSPSLLWEVITRDSAYRAIAVIVATGASWRKLNIPGEEEFTGRGVSYCATCDGPLYRDQRVVVVGGGDSAIQEAIFLARFASHVTVVHRRDRLRASKVLQERAFSNPKISFMWNSQVIEIKGRQSVEAVIVKNTELQQLDELEAQGVFVFVGLVPNVDVVKDLVELSENGAIKVDREMRTSATGIFACGDCIEKSLRQVVTACGDGAVAAHSARLYVEDYRGVTYG; from the coding sequence ATGGTGCAAGAACTGTATGACGTTATAGTAGTGGGTGGTGGGCCTGCGGGGTTTACAGCTGGTTTATACGTGGCCCGGGATGGTCTCAAAGTTCTCCTTGTGGAAGGTGAGACCAATGCTAGTCAGGCTGCTCTTTCGGATTTTATCGAAAACTATCCCGGTATTGTAGGCGGTATAAGTGGTTTTGATCTTGTGGAGTTGTTTCGTAGACAGGCCTTGTCCTTTGGGTTAGAAACGGTGAAGAAGGATGTAGTTTCCATTCGAAAATTGCCCTACTCTCCATCTCTTTTGTGGGAAGTGATAACCAGGGATTCAGCGTACAGGGCCATTGCTGTTATTGTGGCTACAGGAGCTTCGTGGAGAAAGCTGAACATCCCTGGAGAGGAGGAGTTTACCGGTCGCGGGGTCTCTTATTGTGCTACCTGTGACGGTCCCCTATACCGTGATCAGCGGGTTGTTGTTGTTGGTGGCGGTGATTCCGCCATCCAGGAAGCGATTTTTCTTGCCAGATTTGCTTCCCATGTGACGGTGGTGCACAGAAGAGATCGCTTGCGAGCGTCAAAGGTCCTTCAGGAAAGGGCATTTTCCAATCCAAAGATAAGTTTCATGTGGAACAGCCAGGTCATTGAGATAAAAGGACGGCAGTCGGTGGAGGCTGTTATTGTTAAAAACACAGAATTGCAACAGCTGGATGAGCTCGAAGCACAAGGTGTTTTTGTTTTTGTTGGGCTTGTACCCAATGTGGACGTCGTCAAAGATCTTGTTGAACTTTCCGAAAATGGTGCCATTAAGGTTGATCGTGAGATGAGGACATCTGCTACCGGAATATTTGCGTGTGGGGATTGTATTGAGAAATCGCTGAGGCAGGTAGTGACGGCATGTGGAGATGGAGCTGTGGCTGCCCATTCAGCAAGGCTGTACGTCGAGGATTACAGAGGGGTAACATACGGATGA
- a CDS encoding glycosidase: protein MNRWQYTCFAKNRHIFQRYKNNPVITPDSLPYPANAVFNPGAVVYNSKVLLLMRVEDLCGFSHLTKAVSNDGYENWIIDNCPTLLPDPNIQEEQFGLEDPRIVFVKDLNRYAVTYVSFSGGGPVVSIALTEDFQTYERLGSVLPPEDKDAALFPRMIKGKFALIHRPIIRGEAHIWISFSPDLKYWGDHRILIPARPGWWDHHRVGIGPPPIETPEGWLLIYHGVRITASGSLYRVGIALLDLEDPTKIIYRSNRWIFGPEEQQDFLGDVPGVTFPTGLIYNEKTQHLIMYYGIADKYIGVATAEFSRIRELIASTA, encoded by the coding sequence ATGAACAGGTGGCAGTATACTTGCTTTGCTAAGAATAGACACATATTCCAACGATATAAGAACAATCCAGTTATAACCCCGGATAGTCTTCCCTATCCAGCAAATGCTGTGTTTAATCCAGGAGCGGTTGTTTATAACAGTAAGGTCTTACTGCTCATGAGAGTTGAAGATTTATGTGGTTTTTCTCATCTCACAAAGGCGGTAAGTAATGATGGATATGAGAACTGGATTATCGACAATTGTCCAACATTGTTACCGGATCCAAACATACAGGAGGAACAGTTTGGACTGGAAGATCCGCGTATAGTTTTTGTTAAGGATCTCAATCGTTATGCTGTTACCTATGTTTCCTTCTCAGGTGGAGGACCTGTTGTATCCATTGCTCTGACCGAGGACTTTCAAACGTATGAACGTTTGGGTTCAGTTTTACCGCCTGAGGACAAGGACGCAGCTTTATTTCCTAGGATGATCAAGGGAAAGTTCGCCCTGATACATAGACCAATTATTCGCGGAGAAGCTCACATATGGATTTCCTTTTCTCCCGATCTCAAATACTGGGGGGATCATCGGATTTTGATCCCGGCCAGGCCTGGTTGGTGGGACCATCATCGCGTGGGAATTGGGCCACCACCTATCGAAACCCCTGAGGGTTGGTTGTTAATATACCACGGTGTGAGGATCACCGCTTCTGGTAGTCTTTATCGAGTGGGAATAGCACTGTTGGATCTTGAGGATCCAACGAAGATAATTTACCGTAGCAACAGGTGGATTTTTGGGCCTGAAGAGCAACAAGACTTTTTGGGTGATGTTCCAGGGGTTACATTTCCAACAGGTTTGATTTACAATGAAAAGACTCAGCACTTGATTATGTACTACGGTATAGCGGATAAGTACATCGGAGTAGCAACAGCGGAATTCTCTCGTATTCGAGAATTGATTGCGTCTACAGCTTAA
- a CDS encoding MFS transporter, with protein MNFFEGSGLAGETSKTDESTKKQNVSPFGRDCSTWFNRNVIGAGITSALGDFCYETATVILPGFFAVLGIPAALLGVIEGIADAVASFTKLIAGYLADKLGYRKLIVIVGYALTPIGQVFIALAAGWPLVLLGRVVSWFGKGLRGPLRDAIVAQSVTSETRGRAFGFHRATDTIGAVVGPLLGVTLIGLFQDWHWHDSSVPFRLVFLFSLVPGLLAPLTFLILVKDPQLSPNPAMKFFGSLRELPGRFKRYLIAVVLFGIGDFSHSLLILTATVLLGKTLGIVKAVQVAGLLYTWRNVVQVTMSYPVGFFADRVGHLTMLIAGYMLGALTAILAALAFWFDVGSVPLFVLLFFIAGSYMAMQETLESTVTAEMVRSETLTLSYGVLGTVNGVTKLISSSLVGILWTFFSPVIGFTFAAFFMIVGVFTLVWLRTHEFH; from the coding sequence ATGAATTTTTTTGAGGGTTCAGGTTTGGCTGGAGAGACGTCAAAGACAGATGAATCGACCAAGAAACAGAATGTTTCCCCTTTTGGACGTGATTGTTCAACTTGGTTTAATCGCAATGTTATAGGAGCGGGTATTACCAGCGCCTTGGGCGATTTTTGTTACGAAACCGCCACGGTCATCCTTCCTGGTTTTTTCGCCGTCCTTGGCATCCCCGCAGCGTTGCTAGGTGTTATTGAAGGTATCGCTGACGCGGTAGCGAGTTTCACTAAATTGATCGCGGGATACTTAGCTGACAAACTTGGCTATAGGAAGCTCATTGTGATTGTTGGTTACGCATTGACACCTATTGGACAGGTGTTTATTGCATTGGCAGCAGGTTGGCCACTTGTTCTTTTGGGACGTGTAGTTTCCTGGTTTGGTAAAGGATTACGGGGTCCATTACGCGACGCCATTGTAGCTCAATCTGTCACTTCGGAAACACGGGGCAGAGCGTTCGGTTTTCATAGGGCTACTGACACAATAGGTGCTGTTGTGGGCCCATTGCTGGGAGTAACGCTAATTGGTTTATTTCAGGACTGGCATTGGCACGACAGTTCTGTGCCTTTTCGATTGGTTTTTTTGTTTTCTCTCGTACCTGGTCTACTTGCACCATTGACCTTTTTGATACTGGTAAAAGACCCGCAACTTTCCCCGAATCCTGCAATGAAATTCTTCGGGTCTCTTCGTGAGTTGCCGGGGAGATTTAAACGATACCTTATTGCAGTGGTGCTTTTCGGTATTGGCGATTTTTCACACAGTTTGCTAATCCTTACGGCAACTGTATTGTTGGGAAAAACCTTAGGTATAGTGAAGGCCGTCCAGGTTGCTGGACTTCTATATACGTGGCGGAATGTGGTACAGGTTACTATGTCATACCCCGTGGGTTTCTTCGCAGATAGAGTTGGTCATCTGACTATGCTTATTGCTGGCTACATGCTGGGTGCGTTGACGGCGATTCTGGCAGCACTGGCGTTTTGGTTTGATGTGGGAAGTGTTCCTTTGTTTGTACTTCTTTTTTTTATTGCTGGGTCGTATATGGCTATGCAGGAAACACTGGAGTCCACGGTGACGGCCGAGATGGTTCGTTCCGAGACTCTAACGCTTAGCTACGGTGTTCTGGGGACGGTAAATGGAGTAACTAAACTAATATCTAGTTCGTTGGTAGGTATTTTGTGGACTTTTTTTTCGCCGGTGATTGGTTTTACCTTTGCAGCGTTTTTCATGATCGTTGGGGTTTTCACGTTGGTTTGGCTTAGGACTCATGAATTCCATTAG